In Amycolatopsis methanolica 239, a single genomic region encodes these proteins:
- a CDS encoding TetR/AcrR family transcriptional regulator, with amino-acid sequence MAADNATSAPVRRTAAQRRAQLAELAARRFQELGYHHVSLADVAADAGITAPALYRHFRNKQGLLAGAIGIVLDAAEDTLARTQGEPLEAVVAAVAELTAERRYLWALLQREVRFLEPEARAGVQERFTRVVDEFARRLVERRPELARDDARVLVTAATSALASPSVPRSAPRSLVVGTLSAAATAILHADLPREQPGPVAEPAPAAREPADRRTELLDTAIDLFFERGFTGVSLDDIGAAIGIAGPSIYHHFPTKTDILLAAFTRATDRLAEEHSPRGERSLAELVGTYTDFCLQNRKLVGIYVWETMNLPPDAQRRITAALRARVSEWSAALRPQRPEEDERAARIRVHAALTVIDDLVRLGRLHERPLIAAEARHLAMTTLTGG; translated from the coding sequence GTGGCTGCCGACAACGCCACTTCCGCACCGGTGCGCCGCACGGCGGCGCAGCGACGGGCTCAGCTCGCGGAACTGGCCGCGCGGCGATTCCAGGAGCTCGGCTACCACCACGTCTCGCTGGCCGATGTGGCCGCGGACGCGGGGATCACGGCTCCGGCACTGTACCGGCACTTCCGCAACAAGCAGGGCCTGCTGGCCGGCGCCATCGGCATCGTGCTCGACGCGGCCGAGGACACCCTCGCGCGCACCCAGGGCGAACCGCTCGAGGCCGTGGTCGCCGCGGTCGCGGAGCTCACCGCGGAACGCCGCTACCTGTGGGCGTTGCTGCAGCGGGAGGTGCGGTTCCTCGAGCCCGAGGCGCGCGCGGGTGTCCAGGAGCGGTTCACCCGGGTCGTCGACGAGTTCGCGCGGCGCCTCGTCGAGCGCCGCCCCGAACTCGCCCGCGACGACGCGCGTGTGCTGGTCACCGCGGCCACGTCGGCGTTGGCGAGCCCCTCGGTGCCGAGGTCGGCACCGCGCTCGCTCGTCGTCGGCACCCTGTCCGCGGCGGCCACCGCGATCCTGCACGCGGATCTGCCCCGCGAACAGCCGGGCCCGGTGGCCGAGCCCGCGCCGGCCGCGCGCGAGCCCGCCGATCGCCGCACCGAACTGCTCGATACGGCCATAGACCTGTTCTTCGAGCGCGGTTTCACCGGTGTCAGCCTCGACGACATCGGGGCGGCGATCGGGATCGCGGGCCCCAGCATCTACCACCACTTCCCGACGAAGACCGACATCCTGCTCGCCGCGTTCACCCGTGCGACCGACCGGCTGGCCGAGGAACACTCACCGCGCGGTGAGCGCTCGCTGGCCGAATTGGTGGGCACCTACACCGATTTCTGCCTCCAAAACCGCAAGCTGGTCGGGATCTACGTGTGGGAGACGATGAACCTGCCGCCCGACGCGCAGCGCCGGATCACGGCCGCGCTGCGCGCCCGCGTGTCCGAGTGGAGCGCGGCGCTGCGCCCGCAGCGGCCGGAGGAGGACGAGCGCGCGGCCCGCATCCGCGTGCACGCCGCCCTGACGGTGATCGACGACCTCGTGCGCCTCGGCAGGCTGCACGAGCGCCCACTGATCGCCGCCGAGGCACGGCACCTGGCGATGACCACCCTGACCGGCGGCTGA
- a CDS encoding NAD(P)-binding protein, translating to MSTGRCRSARACSTSSPSWRATHRKPTRRSPPSPRGTARSAHRSDIDSIQGAPLSNFRTPDVDAILVGAGFGGIYMLHKFRNELALTVMAFEKGDGVGGTWYFVRHQRVSSTGTRSTRTCCASGTGRRGTWNSGTCWPTWSTWSSASTWHATSS from the coding sequence GTGTCGACGGGACGTTGTCGATCGGCGAGGGCATGCAGCACGTCTTCCCCTTCCTGGCGGGCAACGCACCGGAAGCCGACGCGGAGATCGCCGCCATCGCCGCGTGGTACCGCGCGATCCGCACACCGATCCGACATCGACTCGATCCAAGGAGCACCCCTGAGCAACTTCCGCACCCCGGATGTCGACGCCATCCTCGTCGGAGCCGGTTTCGGTGGCATCTACATGCTGCACAAGTTTCGCAACGAACTCGCCCTGACGGTCATGGCGTTCGAGAAGGGCGACGGCGTCGGCGGCACCTGGTACTTTGTCCGACACCAGAGGGTTTCGTCTACCGGTACTCGTTCGACGAGGACCTGCTGCGCGAGTGGGACTGGTCGACGCGGTACCTGGAACAGCGGGACGTGCTGGCCTACCTGGAGCACGTGGTCGAGCGCTTCGACCTGGCACGCGACATCCAGCTGA
- a CDS encoding sigma-54-dependent Fis family transcriptional regulator has translation MRRHEPPPVPALSRAELDRIRRTRAALVEGGLLAAPPGGTGVPRHIERSWRRCVGEEVPVLPDGIDYREPEDNRSTLLRAARPVLERLKDSLADVPVAMVLSDATGRIVVRHADVRRQRDVMDRACAAEGFDYSEQSVGTNGIGTVLVERRPVLVRGPEHYNALLEELTCAGTPIIEPCTGRVVGTFSLACSTRDVHPLMTVMAGDVGRQIESRLLDEAGDRRRRLVHAYLSVERAGTAALVVDEETLLANRPGLAHTGPELHPLLWRFLSQHRPTGPCRMQVPLSDGPHEALVEPVADDGVAAFSVRLLPRRAGPADSVHPVTPAVLGDVLHFDEQVNRRLETAVRHQEHIAVTGPAGTGKLHTALCVLRRQGARDPLVVEPHLERDWFDRARTALTLGRGVVLRRVQYNPVPPLQQVRLLAAAEVPMALTADLDAAGDDVVGLVRQVATTVRLPALGQCREHLPSLVRAMLADLPEPASTSRFSAPVWDSLMAWHWPGNLAELRNTVAQLARRADGGRVEAGDLPDELCAPRRALSKLESAERAAVVEALQTAGGNRSRAAQALGIGRNTLYRKMREFGIG, from the coding sequence ATGCGTCGACACGAACCGCCACCCGTGCCCGCGCTGTCGCGGGCCGAGCTGGACCGGATCCGCCGCACCCGGGCGGCACTCGTCGAGGGCGGCCTTCTCGCGGCACCGCCGGGCGGTACCGGCGTGCCCCGGCACATCGAGCGGAGCTGGCGGCGCTGCGTCGGCGAGGAGGTGCCGGTCCTCCCCGACGGGATCGACTACCGCGAACCCGAGGACAACCGCTCGACGCTGCTCCGCGCGGCCCGCCCGGTGCTCGAACGGCTCAAGGACAGCCTCGCCGACGTTCCGGTGGCGATGGTGCTCTCCGACGCGACCGGCCGGATCGTGGTGCGGCACGCCGACGTGCGCCGTCAGCGCGACGTGATGGACCGCGCCTGCGCCGCGGAGGGGTTCGATTACTCGGAGCAATCGGTGGGCACGAACGGCATCGGCACGGTGCTGGTCGAGCGCCGTCCGGTGCTGGTGCGGGGTCCGGAGCACTACAACGCCCTGCTGGAGGAGCTCACCTGCGCGGGCACGCCCATCATCGAGCCGTGTACCGGTCGCGTGGTCGGCACGTTCTCGCTGGCCTGTTCGACCAGGGATGTGCACCCGCTGATGACGGTCATGGCGGGCGACGTCGGCCGTCAGATCGAATCCCGCCTGCTGGACGAGGCCGGGGACCGGCGCCGCCGGCTCGTGCACGCGTACCTGTCCGTCGAACGGGCGGGCACCGCTGCGCTGGTGGTGGACGAGGAGACCCTGCTCGCCAACCGGCCCGGACTGGCCCACACCGGACCGGAACTGCACCCGCTGCTGTGGCGGTTCCTCAGCCAACACCGACCCACGGGGCCCTGCAGGATGCAAGTCCCCCTGTCCGACGGCCCACACGAGGCCCTCGTCGAGCCGGTGGCCGACGACGGGGTGGCCGCGTTCAGCGTGCGCCTGCTCCCTCGCCGCGCCGGCCCCGCCGACTCCGTTCACCCGGTCACTCCCGCGGTGCTCGGCGACGTGCTGCACTTCGACGAGCAGGTCAACCGGAGGCTGGAGACCGCCGTCCGCCACCAGGAGCACATCGCGGTGACCGGCCCGGCCGGGACCGGCAAGCTGCACACGGCGCTGTGCGTACTGCGGCGGCAGGGCGCCCGGGACCCGCTCGTCGTGGAACCGCACCTGGAGCGGGATTGGTTCGACCGTGCGCGCACGGCGCTCACCCTCGGTCGCGGAGTCGTCCTGCGCCGAGTGCAGTACAACCCCGTACCGCCGTTGCAGCAAGTGCGGCTGCTGGCCGCCGCGGAGGTGCCGATGGCGCTCACCGCCGACCTCGACGCTGCCGGTGACGACGTCGTCGGGCTCGTGCGGCAGGTGGCGACCACAGTGCGGCTCCCGGCGCTGGGCCAGTGCCGGGAGCACCTGCCGTCGCTGGTCCGCGCGATGCTGGCCGATCTCCCGGAACCGGCGTCGACGAGCCGGTTTTCCGCACCGGTGTGGGACAGCCTGATGGCCTGGCACTGGCCGGGCAACCTCGCCGAGCTGCGCAACACCGTGGCCCAGCTGGCGCGGCGCGCCGACGGCGGTAGGGTCGAGGCCGGCGACCTGCCGGACGAGCTGTGCGCACCCCGTCGCGCACTGAGCAAGCTGGAGTCCGCCGAGCGCGCCGCCGTCGTCGAAGCGCTGCAGACCGCGGGCGGCAACCGCAGCCGCGCGGCGCAGGCGCTCGGCATCGGGCGCAACACGCTCTACCGCAAGATGCGGGAGTTCGGGATCGGCTGA
- a CDS encoding aldehyde dehydrogenase family protein: MLADEPLNIAGSGEAVLRTEPIGVLLGIMPWNFPYYQVSRFAAPNLVLGNTILLKQARNCPQGALAIEELFTEAGAPEGIYLNLFADSERIAGLIGDLRGQGVSLTGSERAGSAVAEVTGRHLKKYVFELGGSDPFAVLDDHNLDTTVAHAVHNRLFNGDQACTALKRFIVHADVHDAFLERFVHAMREIRPGDPTDPATRLGPLASGEVVADLTAQVEDALALGATLHTGGGRVAGPGHYFEPTVLTGVTPAMRAHSEELFGPVAVVHRVASEADALALANESPFGLAASIYTADVERARALATHLECGMVWINSTTRSAPDLPFGGVKRSGVGRELGALGITEFANKKLVRIP, from the coding sequence TTGCTGGCCGATGAGCCGTTGAACATCGCGGGCAGCGGGGAAGCGGTGCTGCGCACGGAGCCGATCGGGGTGCTCCTCGGGATCATGCCGTGGAACTTCCCCTACTACCAGGTGTCGCGGTTCGCGGCGCCGAACCTGGTGCTGGGCAACACAATTCTGCTCAAGCAAGCACGCAACTGCCCCCAAGGGGCGCTGGCGATCGAGGAGCTGTTCACCGAAGCCGGGGCGCCGGAGGGAATCTACCTGAACCTCTTCGCCGACAGCGAGCGGATCGCCGGGCTGATCGGCGATCTACGGGGGCAGGGTGTGTCGCTGACCGGGTCCGAGCGCGCCGGGTCCGCGGTCGCCGAGGTCACCGGACGCCACCTGAAGAAGTACGTGTTCGAACTCGGCGGTTCGGACCCGTTCGCCGTCCTCGACGACCACAACCTCGACACCACCGTCGCGCACGCGGTGCACAACCGGTTGTTCAACGGGGACCAGGCGTGCACGGCCTTGAAGCGGTTCATCGTGCACGCCGACGTGCACGACGCGTTCCTCGAGCGGTTCGTCCACGCGATGCGCGAGATCCGGCCTGGCGATCCCACCGACCCCGCCACTCGCCTGGGGCCGCTGGCCTCCGGTGAGGTGGTTGCGGACCTGACCGCACAGGTCGAGGACGCGCTCGCGCTCGGCGCCACGCTGCACACCGGTGGCGGCCGGGTGGCCGGCCCCGGCCACTACTTCGAGCCGACGGTCCTCACCGGGGTCACCCCGGCCATGCGCGCCCACTCGGAGGAACTGTTCGGCCCGGTCGCCGTGGTCCACCGGGTCGCGTCCGAGGCGGACGCCCTCGCTCTGGCCAACGAATCGCCGTTCGGGCTGGCCGCCTCGATCTACACCGCCGACGTCGAGCGGGCCCGGGCGTTGGCGACGCACCTGGAGTGCGGCATGGTGTGGATCAACAGCACCACCAGGAGCGCACCGGACCTGCCGTTCGGCGGGGTGAAGCGCTCCGGCGTCGGCCGCGAGCTGGGCGCGCTGGGCATCACCGAGTTCGCCAACAAGAAACTCGTGCGCATTCCGTGA